A window from Desulfurispora thermophila DSM 16022 encodes these proteins:
- a CDS encoding DnaJ family domain-containing protein, with product MDIVAVIAEGKIREAIARGELSNLAGSGRPLEIDDLSHVPEELRAGYIMLRNAGVLPEEMQLKKEIVTLQKLIDCCDEDTQRQCLETKLNQKILRFNMLMEGRRASAALSQYRGQLYRRLGG from the coding sequence GTGGATATTGTGGCCGTCATCGCCGAGGGAAAAATTCGTGAGGCCATAGCCCGGGGGGAACTCAGCAACCTGGCCGGCAGCGGCCGGCCCCTGGAAATTGATGACCTTTCGCACGTGCCGGAGGAACTGCGGGCCGGCTATATCATGTTGCGCAACGCCGGTGTGTTGCCCGAGGAAATGCAATTGAAAAAGGAAATTGTCACCCTGCAAAAGCTGATCGACTGCTGCGATGAAGATACGCAGCGTCAGTGCCTGGAGACAAAGCTCAATCAGAAAATCCTGCGCTTTAATATGCTCATGGAGGGACGCCGGGCCAGTGCCGCTTTGAGCCAGTACCGTGGCCAGCTGTACCGGCGCCTGGGAGGCTAG
- a CDS encoding thioredoxin family protein: protein MAGCCDPRAPKAIPLLVNGRQVGIVGLEQAVLEVQSKGMIDEDQIAGELLRLVKQKNYVPESAAEHYRQALLAYYRQYGQKVNMQNQERSAGQMQIKVLGPGCKKCKAMYEAVQKALAATGVEAEVMKVENPAQIAEHGVLLTPGLMINGQLKVSGRVPGQAEIEKWIKEGV, encoded by the coding sequence ATGGCCGGTTGTTGCGATCCGCGCGCTCCCAAAGCAATTCCCCTGCTGGTTAACGGGCGGCAGGTGGGCATTGTGGGGTTGGAGCAGGCCGTACTAGAAGTGCAGAGCAAGGGCATGATTGATGAAGACCAGATTGCCGGGGAGTTACTCCGGCTGGTCAAGCAAAAAAACTATGTGCCGGAAAGTGCCGCTGAGCATTACCGGCAGGCTTTGCTGGCATATTACCGGCAATATGGGCAGAAAGTAAACATGCAAAACCAAGAAAGGAGCGCGGGCCAGATGCAAATAAAAGTGCTGGGACCAGGTTGTAAAAAATGTAAAGCCATGTACGAGGCGGTGCAAAAGGCGCTGGCGGCCACCGGGGTGGAGGCTGAAGTGATGAAAGTGGAAAATCCGGCCCAAATAGCCGAACACGGGGTGCTGCTGACACCGGGGCTAATGATCAACGGACAGCTGAAAGTTTCCGGCCGGGTGCCCGGACAGGCGGAAATAGAGAAGTGGATTAAAGAAGGCGTGTGA
- a CDS encoding 2-oxoacid:acceptor oxidoreductase family protein has translation MSYYREICLSGSGGQGIILAGILLAEAAILEGRYALQTQSYGPEARGGASRAEVIISEEFVDYPHVQQPDVLLAMSQEAYDKYAPAVKPGGLVLVDATFVRPSGAAGFRQVSLPLTDTARSKLGKEISANLVALGALVRLTGLVQPESLQQAVAGRLGTTPANLAALEAGRELAESVG, from the coding sequence GTGAGTTACTACCGGGAGATTTGCCTGAGCGGTTCGGGCGGGCAGGGGATTATCCTGGCCGGCATTTTGCTCGCCGAGGCCGCAATTTTGGAGGGGCGCTACGCCCTGCAGACCCAGTCCTACGGGCCGGAAGCGCGCGGTGGGGCCAGCCGGGCCGAAGTGATCATCAGTGAGGAATTTGTGGATTATCCGCATGTGCAGCAGCCCGATGTGTTGCTGGCCATGAGCCAGGAAGCCTATGATAAATACGCGCCCGCTGTCAAACCGGGTGGTCTGGTACTGGTGGATGCCACCTTTGTGCGGCCCAGCGGAGCGGCGGGCTTCAGGCAGGTTTCCCTGCCCTTAACAGATACTGCCCGCAGTAAACTGGGCAAGGAGATCTCCGCCAACCTGGTAGCTTTGGGGGCGCTGGTGCGGTTGACCGGGCTGGTACAGCCCGAGAGCCTGCAGCAGGCCGTGGCCGGGCGGCTGGGAACCACCCCGGCCAATCTGGCGGCGCTGGAGGCCGGCCGGGAACTGGCGGAGAGTGTGGGATAA
- a CDS encoding sigma-54-dependent Fis family transcriptional regulator → MSPNNSFSRLSQVQGSGQKIAAAMASVLGVEVEIIDTNLVRVAATGSVRSQVGARLKHGFVNKYVLEHGQPVFINQAGHHSICTACPLQGDCFYRASIVYPIRAAEAVIGTISLTAFDEGQKERLTTNTENLQEFIGHMADLIGSKVLEIESFAEKSKVAGQLAAVVDAVYEGLVAVDREGVITHFNSSAERIFKLSKEKVLGKHLKQVLTGVPLLEVLQDGRGFSSREVFVNAGGRRFHLLSTARSIRGENNLVLGAVASFRDFQEAQKLAYEYISAGQVITLDQIIGVSPAMQKVKAQAEKIAHGNSTVLILGETGTGKEIFARAIHAESPFAGKPFVAINCGAIPESLLESELFGYEEGAFTGARRGGKPGKFELADGGTIFLDEIGNMSLYLQAKLLRVLQERQVERVGGTRLIPVNIRVIAATNADLQEMVQKGTFREDLYYRVSVIPLVLPPLRERKEDIPLLLMYYMKRFADLLHKDVRGFTDEAMRACVNYQWPGNVRELINVVEYAVNIEDEQLISLSSLPARLWQKEQVADQDAATTPMLAGNRAGRQPVAGDEEENAAIVPLEEMERVAIKLALDRFGWHEEGKRRAAAALGISRATIYRKIEKYQLRPGG, encoded by the coding sequence ATGTCACCAAACAATTCTTTTTCCCGCCTTTCCCAGGTGCAGGGCAGCGGGCAAAAAATTGCTGCCGCCATGGCCAGTGTGCTGGGGGTGGAGGTGGAAATCATCGACACCAATCTGGTGCGGGTGGCGGCCACCGGCAGTGTGCGCAGCCAGGTGGGAGCGCGGCTGAAACACGGTTTTGTGAACAAATATGTCCTGGAACACGGTCAGCCCGTGTTCATCAACCAGGCCGGGCACCACTCCATTTGTACCGCCTGTCCTTTGCAGGGAGATTGCTTTTACCGGGCTTCCATTGTTTATCCCATTCGCGCCGCCGAGGCAGTGATCGGCACCATCAGCCTTACAGCCTTTGACGAGGGGCAAAAAGAGAGGCTGACCACCAATACGGAGAATTTGCAGGAATTCATCGGTCACATGGCCGACCTGATTGGCAGCAAAGTGCTGGAAATAGAGAGCTTTGCCGAAAAAAGCAAAGTGGCCGGTCAACTGGCCGCAGTGGTGGACGCGGTTTACGAGGGGCTGGTGGCGGTTGACCGGGAGGGCGTGATCACCCATTTCAACAGTTCGGCCGAACGTATCTTCAAGCTGTCCAAAGAAAAAGTACTGGGCAAGCACCTAAAACAGGTGCTTACCGGGGTACCCCTGCTGGAAGTGCTGCAGGACGGGCGGGGTTTTAGTTCGCGGGAAGTGTTTGTCAATGCGGGCGGCCGGCGCTTCCACCTGCTTTCCACGGCCCGCTCCATCAGGGGAGAAAACAACCTGGTGCTGGGGGCGGTGGCCTCTTTCCGGGACTTCCAGGAAGCCCAGAAGCTGGCTTATGAATATATCAGCGCCGGGCAGGTAATCACTCTGGACCAGATCATCGGTGTCAGCCCGGCCATGCAGAAAGTCAAAGCCCAGGCCGAAAAAATTGCCCACGGTAACTCCACAGTGCTCATTTTGGGCGAAACCGGTACCGGTAAGGAGATCTTCGCCCGGGCCATTCACGCGGAAAGCCCTTTTGCCGGTAAACCTTTTGTGGCCATCAACTGCGGGGCCATCCCGGAAAGTCTGCTGGAAAGCGAGCTTTTCGGTTACGAAGAAGGTGCCTTCACCGGGGCGCGGCGGGGCGGCAAGCCGGGCAAATTTGAACTGGCGGACGGCGGAACCATTTTTTTGGATGAAATTGGCAATATGTCGCTCTACCTGCAGGCCAAGCTGCTCAGGGTGCTGCAGGAACGCCAGGTGGAAAGGGTGGGCGGTACGCGGTTGATCCCGGTCAACATCCGGGTGATTGCCGCCACCAATGCCGACCTGCAGGAAATGGTGCAGAAGGGTACCTTCCGGGAGGACCTGTATTACCGGGTCAGTGTCATCCCGCTGGTTTTACCGCCGCTGCGGGAGCGCAAGGAAGACATCCCCCTGCTGCTGATGTACTACATGAAGCGTTTTGCCGACCTGTTGCACAAGGATGTGCGGGGGTTTACCGACGAAGCCATGCGGGCCTGTGTGAACTACCAGTGGCCGGGCAATGTGCGCGAGCTGATCAATGTGGTGGAATACGCTGTGAACATTGAAGATGAGCAGCTCATATCCCTCTCCAGCCTGCCGGCCCGCCTCTGGCAAAAGGAACAGGTCGCTGATCAGGATGCCGCTACCACACCTATGCTTGCTGGCAACCGGGCTGGTCGTCAGCCTGTTGCCGGCGATGAGGAGGAAAATGCCGCCATTGTTCCTCTGGAAGAAATGGAAAGGGTAGCTATCAAACTGGCTCTGGATCGCTTTGGCTGGCATGAGGAGGGTAAGCGGCGGGCAGCGGCCGCTCTGGGGATCAGCCGGGCCACCATCTACCGCAAAATAGAAAAGTACCAGCTCAGGCCGGGAGGTTGA
- a CDS encoding 2-oxoacid:acceptor oxidoreductase subunit alpha, protein MSDPTPLASLMQGNEAVARAALAAGVSFYAGYPITPSTEIAEYMARYLPEVGGIFIQMEDEISSLAAVIGASVAGSRAMTATSGPGFSLMQENLGFAVMAEVPLLLVNVMRQGPSTGMPTAPGQGDVMQARWGSHGDRLLPVFVPATVSEAYDLTITALRWSEELSTPVVLLMDEVVGHLRERVVLPPQRPALPARRQPACPPEEYLPYRTGEDGVPVLATFGSEYRYNITGLVHDQRGLPSNSPRVAEDLLRRLRKKIVYRMDDFPPPEMYQSEGAEYLVIAYGGVARAARQAVRQARQEGLAAGIFRPVTLWPFPGEQLAAAAAGKKGVVIAEMNDGQLAVEIERWLPPECRRVYCLKNCGELIAPTEIFSALREVAGRV, encoded by the coding sequence ATGTCTGATCCTACCCCTCTGGCCAGCCTGATGCAGGGCAACGAAGCAGTAGCCAGAGCTGCCCTGGCGGCTGGCGTGTCTTTTTATGCCGGCTATCCCATCACGCCGTCCACCGAAATTGCCGAGTACATGGCCAGGTACTTGCCGGAAGTGGGCGGCATCTTTATCCAGATGGAGGACGAAATTTCCTCCCTGGCCGCCGTTATTGGGGCTTCGGTAGCCGGTTCAAGAGCAATGACCGCCACCAGCGGACCGGGATTTTCGCTGATGCAGGAAAACCTGGGCTTTGCTGTAATGGCGGAAGTGCCGCTGTTGCTGGTTAACGTAATGCGGCAGGGCCCTTCCACCGGTATGCCCACGGCGCCCGGACAGGGTGATGTGATGCAGGCCCGCTGGGGATCGCACGGCGACCGCCTGTTGCCGGTATTCGTACCGGCTACGGTCAGTGAGGCTTACGATTTGACCATTACCGCTCTGCGCTGGTCGGAGGAGCTCAGCACGCCGGTTGTTCTTCTCATGGATGAGGTGGTCGGACACCTGCGGGAACGGGTGGTGCTGCCGCCCCAGCGACCGGCTTTGCCGGCCCGCAGACAGCCTGCCTGTCCGCCCGAGGAATATTTACCTTACCGGACCGGGGAGGACGGCGTGCCCGTGCTGGCCACTTTTGGCAGCGAGTATCGCTATAACATCACCGGTCTGGTACATGACCAACGGGGCTTACCCAGCAACAGCCCGCGGGTGGCGGAAGATCTCCTGCGGCGCCTGCGGAAAAAAATTGTGTACCGCATGGACGACTTCCCTCCGCCGGAAATGTACCAGAGCGAGGGAGCGGAGTATCTGGTCATAGCTTACGGCGGGGTGGCCCGGGCAGCGCGCCAGGCGGTGCGCCAGGCCCGCCAGGAGGGCCTGGCGGCTGGTATTTTCCGCCCGGTAACGCTGTGGCCTTTCCCGGGCGAGCAACTGGCCGCGGCGGCAGCCGGCAAAAAAGGTGTGGTAATTGCCGAAATGAACGACGGGCAGTTGGCGGTAGAGATAGAACGCTGGTTGCCGCCCGAGTGCCGGCGTGTTTACTGTTTAAAAAATTGCGGCGAGTTGATAGCCCCGACGGAAATCTTCAGTGCCCTGCGGGAGGTGGCCGGTCGTGTCTGA
- a CDS encoding FmdE family protein: MCVKDDWERCVEFHGHACPGLAIGYRVAQVALAELAALRAADEELVAIVENDACGVDAIQVLTGCSIGKGNLIYRDYGKQVYTFVCRNSGQAVRVAIKAANWRVNPEVDALRQKVFAGTATEDEKAAFQRHQQERINNILSQPVEQLCDVRCIQIQPPAKARIFPSHICAVCGESVMEPRARVKQGRIVCIPCAEEYGRGW, encoded by the coding sequence ATGTGCGTTAAAGATGATTGGGAAAGATGTGTGGAATTTCACGGCCATGCCTGCCCGGGGCTGGCCATCGGCTACCGGGTGGCGCAGGTTGCTCTGGCGGAACTGGCCGCCCTGCGGGCGGCGGATGAGGAACTGGTGGCCATAGTGGAAAACGATGCCTGCGGGGTGGATGCCATCCAGGTTCTCACCGGTTGCAGCATAGGTAAAGGTAACCTGATATATCGCGATTACGGCAAACAGGTCTACACATTTGTCTGCCGCAATAGCGGACAGGCGGTGCGCGTGGCCATCAAGGCGGCCAACTGGCGGGTAAATCCCGAAGTGGACGCTCTGCGCCAGAAGGTCTTTGCCGGTACGGCCACGGAAGATGAAAAAGCTGCTTTTCAGCGGCATCAACAGGAGCGTATCAACAATATTCTCTCCCAGCCGGTGGAACAACTGTGCGATGTGCGCTGCATTCAGATCCAGCCGCCGGCCAAAGCGCGCATCTTCCCTTCGCATATTTGTGCGGTTTGCGGAGAATCGGTCATGGAACCCCGGGCCCGGGTGAAGCAGGGCCGGATTGTTTGTATCCCCTGCGCCGAGGAATACGGCCGCGGCTGGTAA
- a CDS encoding SpoVR family protein, giving the protein MHPQEEAKLLEEAAGKIIAKAQEFGLDFYNMHFEICPAEVIYTIGAYGMPTRFTHWTFGKAYQKMKTHYDYNLSRIYELVINTDPCYAFLLEGNSLVQNKLVMAHVLGHSDFFKNNAYFKPTPKNMIESMAAAAERFRSYEFKYGREKVEKFLDAVISIQEHIDPRRYIKAQADERGDENDTCGYCGGGCHGDRADSARSCSGGCQTGGASCGGQPTAGRKSKRKKNQLRETPYDDLWNLDKTDLPVEEEKPKKIPPTPEKDLLLFLLHHARDLDDWQQDIISVIRQEMLYFWPQMETKIMNEGWATYWHLRIIREIDLPENEALDFAKMHAGVIQASKMQLNPYLLGLKIFEDIEKRWDNPSEEEKEKYGRPGGQGREKIFEVRETENDISFIRNYLTRELIEEMDLYLFKKIGYDWKITDKNWEVVRDHIVAGMTNCGYPYIVVEDGDYGKRGDLYLRHQFEGTELDVFYLEKTLPMVYHIWGRQVHLETVLDNKKVLFSYNGEKCSKKFV; this is encoded by the coding sequence ATGCACCCGCAAGAAGAGGCAAAACTGCTAGAAGAAGCAGCAGGCAAAATTATCGCCAAAGCGCAGGAGTTCGGCCTGGACTTTTACAATATGCATTTTGAAATCTGTCCGGCAGAGGTCATTTATACCATAGGTGCCTACGGCATGCCCACGCGTTTCACCCACTGGACCTTTGGCAAAGCCTACCAGAAAATGAAAACCCACTACGATTACAACCTGAGCAGAATTTATGAGCTGGTCATCAATACCGACCCCTGCTATGCGTTTTTGCTGGAGGGGAACAGCCTGGTCCAGAACAAGCTGGTAATGGCCCATGTGCTGGGACACAGCGACTTTTTTAAAAACAACGCCTACTTCAAGCCCACCCCCAAAAACATGATTGAAAGCATGGCGGCAGCGGCGGAGCGCTTCCGGAGTTATGAGTTCAAATACGGGCGGGAAAAAGTGGAAAAATTTCTCGATGCCGTAATATCTATTCAGGAACACATTGATCCCCGCCGCTACATCAAGGCCCAAGCTGACGAGAGAGGCGACGAAAACGATACATGCGGCTATTGCGGGGGTGGATGCCACGGCGACCGGGCGGACTCTGCCCGGTCATGCAGCGGCGGCTGCCAGACCGGTGGTGCCAGCTGTGGTGGTCAGCCTACTGCCGGCCGGAAGAGCAAAAGGAAAAAGAATCAGCTGCGGGAAACCCCTTATGACGACCTGTGGAACCTGGATAAAACAGACCTGCCGGTGGAGGAAGAGAAGCCCAAGAAAATCCCCCCCACGCCCGAGAAAGACCTGTTGCTTTTTCTCCTCCATCACGCCCGGGATCTGGATGACTGGCAGCAGGACATTATCTCGGTCATCCGGCAGGAAATGCTATATTTCTGGCCCCAGATGGAAACCAAGATTATGAATGAAGGCTGGGCCACCTACTGGCACCTGCGCATCATACGAGAAATCGACCTGCCGGAAAACGAAGCGCTGGACTTTGCCAAAATGCATGCCGGCGTAATCCAGGCCAGCAAAATGCAACTAAACCCCTACCTGCTGGGGCTAAAAATATTTGAGGATATAGAAAAGCGCTGGGATAATCCTTCCGAGGAGGAAAAGGAAAAGTACGGCCGGCCGGGTGGCCAGGGGCGAGAAAAAATATTTGAAGTGCGGGAAACCGAAAACGATATTTCTTTCATTCGCAACTATTTGACCAGAGAACTGATTGAGGAAATGGATCTTTATCTGTTTAAAAAAATAGGCTACGACTGGAAAATCACCGACAAGAATTGGGAAGTGGTGCGCGACCACATTGTGGCCGGCATGACCAACTGCGGTTACCCTTATATTGTGGTGGAAGACGGCGACTACGGCAAACGGGGCGATCTTTACCTGCGCCACCAGTTTGAGGGGACAGAACTGGATGTTTTTTATCTGGAAAAAACCCTGCCCATGGTCTACCACATTTGGGGCCGCCAGGTGCACCTGGAAACTGTGCTGGATAACAAAAAAGTGCTCTTTTCCTACAACGGGGAAAAGTGCAGCAAAAAATTCGTCTAA
- a CDS encoding thiamine pyrophosphate-dependent enzyme codes for MSENWLSYFRPNTLPHMWCPGCGNGIAVQAMLRAIDKLQLDRNKVVVVGGIGCSSRAVSYLDFHTLHTTHGRAVAFATGIKMANPALTVFVVMGDGDASAIGGNHLIHAARRNIDLNLLVFNNSIYGMTGGQVSPLTPGGSKTTTSPYGAIDPPFDLVQLMKGAGATFIARSTTYHARLLSELIVRAVQHKGLSFVEAVTHCPTSFGRRNKMPDPVQMLEWQKQSGVLKEKYEQLAPEERVGKYPIGLLHVAQAPEYCETYAALLKARQQKPR; via the coding sequence GTGTCTGAAAACTGGCTCTCTTACTTCCGGCCCAATACTCTGCCGCACATGTGGTGTCCCGGCTGTGGCAACGGCATAGCTGTGCAGGCCATGTTGCGCGCCATTGATAAACTGCAGCTGGACAGGAATAAAGTGGTGGTGGTGGGGGGTATTGGCTGTTCCTCCCGCGCTGTGAGCTATCTGGACTTTCATACCCTGCACACCACGCACGGCCGGGCGGTGGCCTTTGCCACGGGTATAAAAATGGCCAACCCCGCCCTGACGGTCTTTGTGGTAATGGGTGACGGCGATGCCAGCGCCATTGGCGGCAACCATCTCATTCATGCGGCGCGACGCAATATTGATTTGAATTTGCTGGTCTTTAACAACAGCATATACGGCATGACCGGTGGTCAGGTTTCGCCTCTGACGCCCGGCGGCAGCAAAACCACCACTTCGCCCTACGGTGCCATTGACCCGCCCTTCGACCTGGTTCAGCTCATGAAAGGGGCGGGAGCCACTTTTATCGCCCGCTCCACTACTTACCACGCCCGTCTGCTCAGTGAGCTGATTGTGCGGGCGGTGCAGCACAAGGGACTCAGCTTTGTCGAGGCTGTCACCCACTGCCCCACCTCATTTGGCCGGCGCAACAAAATGCCCGACCCGGTGCAGATGCTGGAGTGGCAAAAACAAAGCGGTGTGCTCAAAGAAAAGTATGAACAACTGGCGCCCGAAGAAAGGGTGGGCAAATATCCCATCGGTTTGCTGCACGTGGCGCAGGCACCGGAATATTGTGAGACCTATGCCGCCCTGCTCAAGGCGCGGCAGCAAAAGCCGAGGTGA